In the Arachis stenosperma cultivar V10309 chromosome 8, arast.V10309.gnm1.PFL2, whole genome shotgun sequence genome, tccaggGCTCTTCGCGTGCTGAACTCTGCAAATGTGATTCTCTCGGAAGATACGAGGCACTCTGGCAAGTTGCTTCATCACTACAACATCAAAACTCCCCTTGTATGCTAAACCTCcgttctctcttcttctttgcTTTCTCCGATCCCTCGTTGCAATTGTATTCATTCTGATTGTGTTCTTTAGAGGTTCAGATGAGTTATCACAAGTTCAACGAGTCGCAAAGGGAGCAACTTGTGTTGAAGAGGCTCAAAGAAGGCGAGATTGTGGCCCTCATATCTGATGCTGGAACTCCAGGCATCAGTGATCCTGGCATGGAATTGGTAACTAACTACTttactctctttctttctttatttctttataCAACGATTTTCAATCTCTCAGAATGGATTAGTGCAGGCCAAATTATGTGTTAGTGAAAATATCCTTGTTGTTCCAATCCCTGGTCCCTGTGCTTTGGTATCAGCTCTTTCTGCTTCGGGTTTACCTACTCACGAGTTCACATTTGGTAATTTACTAACTGCATAAACCCTTGCTCCATGCACTCTTTGAATAGCTTTGCCATTATGGGACCTAACATGTGAACATTATGACATCTTTTTGTTTGTAGTTGGTTTTCTTCCAAAGCATTCAGGATCAAGAAGGAAGAGGCTTATGTCTTTGGCAGATCAAACAGCTACACAGATATTTTATGTTCCTCCTCACAAGCTTTCCCAATTTCTTGAAGAGGCTTCTTCTATATTTGGTGATGCTAGGTACCCTTGACTTCTATGAACTTGAAAACTTGTTTCTCTAGTTTTGTAATATATTAATCTTTGAGCTTGTGGACCACGTCTTTTTACACagcttatttttcttctaaataCTTGTTTGGGTAATAAAGGAGGAACAGAGGCACGTGATGTTGTGAAGTAATATTGAGGCATGAATTGGCTAACTCTTCATTTTGATGATATTTCAGGCAATGTGTCATTGCTCGGGAAATGACCAAGTTACATGAAGAGGTAAGTTTCGCATTTATGCCTCTGAAGCCAGCATTTGATTTAAAACTTTATAGTAAGGCAATTGTTCCGGTAGCTTCCAGAAACTGGAGGATATACATTATTACATGATAAATCTGATTGTGTATGTATTTAACCATAAAGTGAATTCCTAtgcatattttatttaattctaGAATATTgtgtttgaattaaaatttaaataattaacttaccgcatcatttttattcttatagGAATATAAAGCTTGAGAAATACATGCGTAATCCTAGAGCACATTTAATGCATGTTCCAAAAGcttattttttttccaaactTTAACTGTAACTTGAATTGGTTAAGGGTGAGTTATGGTGCCTTCTGTGTTGGCTAGCTGCGATCTGTGGCTAGCGTGGCTATGGGAGCCTGACCTGTGATGATACGACACATGGTGGGTTGACTGGCGAGTTGGACCACAGGACTCCAGGTTTGAAGGACGGTAACTCTCCTAAGGAGGACGGTAATTATGAATGTCCGTGCTTAACCTTGGCATTTAGTTAAACTTGTACAAAAATAAAGGAAACTACTTGTGGAAATTAAATTAAGCAAAGAAGTAgtgatgaaagaaaaaaaaacttgaTGAAAGAAGTAAATtttgaagaaaatgaaaataaagcGGCAGAGAGAGCCCTGAACGTTGGCTTCCATGGAAGAAAACGTAAGGTTCCGACTGTCACTGGCGTAGGCGACTGGCTTGTTCAGATTGGAATTTTCTGGCTGTGGCGAAGGGAGGACCTTCTGGCAACAGTAGGAGCTGGTTTTGTCAAGGTAGCTGATCTTCACTTTCCACATGAGCGGTTTCAATTTCTGTAAGAAGCCATAGTCATGGGGTTAGTAATATGTAGGACTCTCGATTTGCAGGGGTCAGGAATTTGTTTTGTAAATGGAAAGTGATCTGGAAGGGGACTTCGATTTTTTAGGCCATTGGACGAATGAGTGGAGCTCGGACTCCGGGGATGAGGAGCAGGAGATGGATGGGCTCGATGTATGGCATCAGAGGAAAGGGACACTGATATGTGTGATGAAAGAAGCAATCCTACCCCACGGTAAAAGATGCAAAATTATCCGTGCTTAATTTGCTAAACATGCCTTAAGGAAACTAACTACGAAGCCACGTGTCAGCATCCCATTGGACGCTCATCTTATAGCCACCGCTAGCCACGACTACCGTGGCCACCAGAGACACAGGCTTATTTCGTATGTTAAAAATGTATATTGAGATCATGTAATGTGATAATGCATGATAGAAGACAAATTACCCTCTAGTTTCCAAGAGGATACTGGAACAATTTTGTTAAAGTAATCATCTTATTTCAATTATGGTTCTTCTGAAGCAATTGATTTTACAACTACTTTATCACCAAACCGCTGGTTAACTAGGTCAACCAGGGCTATACTTTCTTTTTCCCTCGTTTTTACATGGAGGACATTTCTTCTGCAGTTTTGGCGTGGTACGGTAAGAGAGGCCAAGGAAGTCTTTTTGATGCGGCAGCCGAAGGGAGAACTAACCATATTGATTGAAGGGCAAACAAGTTCTAAAGTGGAACCTCCATCAGACAGTGAGCTTGAAGATGAACTAAGAGAATTGATTGCAAGTGGCGAGACTCTATCCACGGTAATAACTTCCTTCCATTAGGATGCTGGATTATTTAAATATACTCATTAAGCTGCTGAAGTCAGATACATTCATATGTTTCATGGGAGCTTGATATAAGATTAAACATCAAATTATCCATATGATCATCCAGATCATGCTAACAAAGGTTGTAAATCCTAGCTTTCATGGTTCGGTGTGGCCTTGTAAAAGTAATTATCAATTTCTCAAAGGGTTACTTGCAGAATAAAAGTAAAAGCAACAGAGACAAAAGTAACAATCCATATTTTGTATTCCATATAATAGGCTGTTAATCATTTTTAGCAGAAGTTGGTCTTCATCTTTTTTTGGTTAATCTGCAGTAGTTCATTTTCACCATTAAAACACTTAATTACTGTATCATTTTGTGCGATTGATTGTTAAATGAAAACTGCTGATGTGAATGTAGGCTGTGAAATTGATTGCTGGCAGAACATCGGCGAGTAAAAAGACTATATATTCACttgcattaaaaaaatttggaaagCAGCTTCAAGTGGAAGACGATTCAAACTAGTGGCAACTTTTTATATGGTAAGGTTGATGTTACTGTGCTACTGTTTTATTCATGCCTTTTCTGTTGGCTCAATCCATCAATTGGGATCATGGTGTTCTACCAAAAGGAACGATTTTCCACCCTTGTTGAAGCATTAGTAGTGATCATATTTACAATGATTTGATTGGTCTCCTAGAGTGCAAGTTGTTGGCTTGGCTCTCCAGGGTCCAGTACCAGAAAATTGGTTGTAACTTTGGCGAGGAAAATCAGAAAATGTCAAGGCGtaatttcttatttatttttgtaaccaATTTGCTTCATCTGATTGTGGTGATTGGCGAAACGGTGTTGTATTTATCTGCCCTGAACTGAACCTCTGTATATGCAGAATGCTAAATTCGAATGTACATATTGGACGACTGATGAGCTGCGTCTTGAACGAAGAACTAGAAAATATGCCCATACATCAAATGGCTTAACCTAATAATGTTGATATAATTCTAAATAGTGAAATTTACATAGTGGTAAAACCCCCTTGTTGTAGATGAGAGAAGTAAAAGATAGATAACCCTAAAATTATGTGGGAAAAATGATATATGTACAAGGAAGGGGATGGGGTAAAAAGACAAGGAGGTCGGGATCATGTGTGTAAAAGAACCctttcaaaaaagaaagaaaaacccCACCCTCCCTCAACTCCTTATTGCATTGCATTTGCATTTGCATGAGGATGAAACTCAAAGATCCTCTGGCCCGTTGCTAAGATGCGCCGGGGGTCGAATTGCATCTTCCTGGAGTAGAATTGGTCCCACCTATCTCCAAAGTGGTCCATCCATTCCTGTTGGGTTGTGTAATGGGGCAGGTACTGTTTGGCGTTGATCTCCGCATCATTGCAGAATTTCAGGATCCGACGGTTCTGATCACTCAGGTACTCCAGCGCCTCATCGTCCAAAGCTGATCTCAGAAATGCCACCAGGTAAAACACATCCTCCTCTGGCGTCACCACCGAGTTCCTCTGGTCCCACCTGCACATACAAATAACCCTCATCAAATTAAACACACGTTTTCCAGATGATGCATGCAAATGcaatatacacacacacacactcactGGTGGTTAGTTGTTGCTACTTACTACGTTAATTGTTACGAATGCCTCTGCTCTTTGACTTGTCATAGCCctttattatttatgaattgGTTACCCCTTATCAATAAGCAATCATTagaatgaatgaatgtatgaattaattaattagttagggGTTGTATACTAGTCCTACTAACTGTTGAAGGAGAGTGTCCCAATGGAAGATCGTCTGACACTAGAATCTTCCCGGGCCAGTTGGATGAATAATCACAGCCATCCATTTTGTTTGAATATGATCCATCTAGCTGGCTTTGATGCACATGCTTGCCTACAACCCTCgtgtcttcatcctctccttATCACACCACCGCTCTATCTTTTTGCTCCTTCAAccattcttctattatttctTTACTCTAATTAAGCTATgcctatttattttattaattcatgTTTCAACTAATAATTCTTGACCCATCTAAGGTCTCGTCTTTTATCTTCAATTATTCCAAGAAACAGCCATGTCACCTAATTCAGGAATCATTGCAGTGCAGGAATCAAATGTATTATACTATATCTAATGTTTCAATAGTAAAATCTTTAAAGATTATGATGCGTTCCACGATTATTGCCAATAATGTTGGAGTATAAAGTATGCATATAATAATTTCTCATTTCTTATTTCTTGTTTTATCAATTATATGCATTATATATGAAGTGGGAAAAGGATATGACCTGAACACTACGACACTCGGAGAAATGCTGTCGGCAAATGATATGTCGTATGTGAAGGGATGCGTTAATATATGTGTTATATTGTGTGATAGAAATAGAACAGGCCATAGCTCTATGCCTCTATGCATGCATGAAAGCATGCATTGTGGTTTTATTCTAGTTGGTTAGTTCGTTCTAGATATAAAAATGGCATGCATGAATATGATCATTCATATATTGAAATATAAGTTTagcaattaatatttatatatgcGTGGGCggaattaattaattcttaCTTGTCTTTGTTCATAGGGTAGATGAGAATTGGCCCACTAGTCTTATTTCCAAGAATGCCCTTGAACACCCCCTTGTCAAAGTCCACTATTCTAGATTTTGGAACAAAAAGGTTGAGCCATGGATGGGGAACCTCCCATAAACCCTTGGACCTAAGCTTGAGCTCTGCCTTATGTACTCTGTCCAAAAAATCTACATAAGGCAGGTCCGTTGTGAACACCGATGCTGGTATAAAATCCAACTTTATCAATAGAGCTTCTATTTCCTGCAATATTAACAcatccaaattaaaaaaataatcatgTATATCACatctaatttaaatataataatataatatatgagTACAGAGTCACatagaaattaaataatattaaacgaAAAAGAAAGCTGTTAGCTAACTAAGGTAGCTGCTGCTTTTGTCGGGATGATGAGAAAGGGGGTATTATTTTAATGAGTTAATTAAGGTTGGAAAGCATGAAAAGAAAGGTTTAAAAGAAGCTAGAGAATAATCTGGTGGGCGGGCGGCGTACTTTAAAGTTAAACTAAAACGTGGAATAAAGTATTGGAAAGGTTGCCTTCAGTGTTGTGATTGAATCGAGATGATAGATTGCCCAAgatcttgtgtgttttcttgtGTATGTATTATTGCTTTCTGTTGTGCAAATTGGTCTTTGTTTGGGTACAGAGAATAAACATATATACGAGGACAACGATGCAAGAAGCAGCTATTCCTTCAACTTCAATAAATAGTGACCACTGACCACGTAAACAGACAAAGAAAAAAGATTTGTCTGGTCATAAGATTTAAGGTAGAAAAgataacatattttaattaaaaattaaacagCAAATACCTGATCAATAGAATCAGCTTGATGTTGGTGGTAATTCTTGGTAAACTCCAGGCAGTATAAAACACCACCATCGGCATTTTTATTGAGGGAACTGATCTTGACAGGGTTACTTGGTGAGAAAAAAGAGGACCTCCAATTATTGatcaacccttcatcaactatCACAAACCCCTCTATATAATCCAACCTCTCTTTGTTACCTTCCACAGATATCAGGTACTCCTGATCCTTAGTAAACTTGGCAAAATTCGAATACAGCACTCGTATCCAACGAACCTGATGATAATCATCATTAACCATTCAGTTTACCTTTTGGATAATTTAGTTTAATAAGGTAGCAGATAGAGAAGGGACACGTAAACAAGATGGGTGATTTTATGTTATGGTTAGGCAAAAGCATCTCATCGAAAACGACCCTTTTCAGGTTTTGTCTCTGATTGATGATGTGAAGAAAGATTTGCAAGAAAAGACGTATCATGTGCCCCACGTTGCAACCAATGCTGCtttttaattcatggcaaaatATGATGACACAGTTACGCACTACTACTGTACTATTTCAACCAATTTGCTTTTCTAActagttatttttaataaattaacaaGTTTGAAGTATATAGACATACTCTTTGTGGAGCTGGCTCGAGAGCAATTCTAGCTCTTGTGATGATTCCAAACTGACCAAGACCACCAAGAACAGCATGGAACAACTCTGAGTTACTCTCTTCCGAACACGTCAACACCTCACCTTTACCTGTTACAGTTAAAGTTAAATTATTAAAGTAGCTCTAATAATGAACCATATATGCTGCTTCAAGTACCTGTAACAACATCGAGCTGATGGACATTGGAGATTTGGGGGCCGTGATGGAAGGCTTGACCACTGATGCCAGCGTTGGAGAGGGTACCACCCACAGATAAGTACAAATAATCAGTCCAAGACATGGGTGCCAACCCATACTGGAGAGTGGCCTTCAACACATTTATCCACAACTCTCCACCCCACACGTCCACATACATTCCTTTCTCACACACACTTCCAACACCCTTCTTACTCCCCATATCTATCACCACTCCCTTCGTCCCTCTCTTTATCAATCCCTGCCCATTTATGGAGTGCCCGTGCCCTCTTGCAGACACCGAAAATCCTCCCTCGTACGCCgctctaaccaactgagctatatCATCTGCCGAACCAGGGTGCATAACTGCCAGAGGCTCCCCTTTATCAAGCATCCCAAAATCCACCGAAGCCGCTTCTACTTCTGAGTTGTCCACGCTGAGTTGGCTCTGGAGCTCGGTTGGGAGCACGGTGAACCCAACCGTGACTATCAACCGGCATATGGCGAATGTTAAGAGGACAAGCCTCACGGCCATTTTCATTAATTAATTCGCTTCCCGTGTATGTGTATGTTGTTTCTCTAAGAACTAATAACAAGTAATCATCATAACATTATGTATATAATATCTATGCATGCCTGGATTGATGAGTACTGAGGAGTCATCGTAAGCAGTGCAGGATTTATTTGGCTTTAAAGATTTTGTACACAACCATGCACACAAACACACATCAAGATTCTCCGATccctttttttctatttttttggaTTCCTAATCTATCTCTAACGTCAGCAATAATGGAAttgaaggagagagagagaaacgATGAGCAGTGTCTAAGAAAGAAAGATGGGGTGTTAGTTGAAACAGAAATTGTGAAAGACTGAAAGTAAGAAGTGATTACTGTGTGTCTAGGATTTAAGATACAGGCTCTCAATTTATAGGACAGGCAACCACGAGAA is a window encoding:
- the LOC130944497 gene encoding uncharacterized protein LOC130944497 — translated: MMLSRRVAAALPFRFAAPVANQVPIPKHHLPLISFHPQNVAVLCSRSNSSLSQQSETEHVDYSEFRTQQSNLKPGLYLVGTPIGNLEDITFRALRVLNSANVILSEDTRHSGKLLHHYNIKTPLMSYHKFNESQREQLVLKRLKEGEIVALISDAGTPGISDPGMELAKLCVSENILVVPIPGPCALVSALSASGLPTHEFTFVGFLPKHSGSRRKRLMSLADQTATQIFYVPPHKLSQFLEEASSIFGDARQCVIAREMTKLHEEFWRGTVREAKEVFLMRQPKGELTILIEGQTSSKVEPPSDSELEDELRELIASGETLSTAVKLIAGRTSASKKTIYSLALKKFGKQLQVEDDSN
- the LOC130944496 gene encoding cytokinin dehydrogenase 5, which codes for MKMAVRLVLLTFAICRLIVTVGFTVLPTELQSQLSVDNSEVEAASVDFGMLDKGEPLAVMHPGSADDIAQLVRAAYEGGFSVSARGHGHSINGQGLIKRGTKGVVIDMGSKKGVGSVCEKGMYVDVWGGELWINVLKATLQYGLAPMSWTDYLYLSVGGTLSNAGISGQAFHHGPQISNVHQLDVVTGKGEVLTCSEESNSELFHAVLGGLGQFGIITRARIALEPAPQRVRWIRVLYSNFAKFTKDQEYLISVEGNKERLDYIEGFVIVDEGLINNWRSSFFSPSNPVKISSLNKNADGGVLYCLEFTKNYHQHQADSIDQEIEALLIKLDFIPASVFTTDLPYVDFLDRVHKAELKLRSKGLWEVPHPWLNLFVPKSRIVDFDKGVFKGILGNKTSGPILIYPMNKDKWDQRNSVVTPEEDVFYLVAFLRSALDDEALEYLSDQNRRILKFCNDAEINAKQYLPHYTTQQEWMDHFGDRWDQFYSRKMQFDPRRILATGQRIFEFHPHANANAMQ